One Glaciihabitans arcticus DNA window includes the following coding sequences:
- a CDS encoding phospholipase D-like domain-containing protein — protein sequence MRSEFLSGPFHEGTSVRSRLQRHLSDETFSAAVFSVAWVKRSGLRLIEHEVRAFTARARLDVLVGIDARGASTEGLRAILELGMTARVIHSPTGGIYHPKVYLFRGSDRANVIIGSSNLTSGGLLNNYETAADISLDLTLPDDAAFLAEIDDYLARATGDATTVDLTMPLIDDLHTAGLVPNEKEVRQGFVAYLRGLRRKPVALPFGSSTQRLHSRGDTAGDPDQRPLA from the coding sequence ATGCGCTCCGAGTTCCTGTCCGGCCCCTTTCACGAGGGCACCTCCGTGCGGTCACGGCTGCAGCGCCACCTCTCCGACGAGACCTTCAGCGCGGCCGTCTTCAGCGTCGCGTGGGTCAAGCGCAGCGGGCTGCGGCTCATCGAGCACGAGGTGCGCGCCTTCACCGCTCGCGCGCGACTCGACGTGTTGGTCGGGATCGACGCGCGTGGCGCATCGACCGAGGGACTGCGGGCGATCCTCGAACTCGGGATGACGGCACGCGTCATCCACTCCCCCACCGGTGGCATCTACCACCCCAAGGTCTACCTGTTCCGGGGTTCCGACCGGGCCAACGTGATCATCGGCTCGAGCAATCTCACGTCGGGTGGCCTGCTCAACAACTACGAGACGGCCGCGGACATCAGCCTCGACCTGACGCTGCCGGACGACGCGGCCTTCCTCGCGGAGATCGACGACTACCTGGCCCGGGCGACCGGCGACGCGACGACCGTGGACCTCACGATGCCGCTGATCGACGACCTGCACACCGCTGGCCTCGTGCCGAACGAGAAGGAAGTGCGGCAGGGGTTCGTCGCGTACCTGCGCGGGCTCCGCCGCAAGCCGGTCGCGCTGCCCTTCGGCTCGAGCACGCAGCGGCTGCACTCCCGGGGCGACACGGCGGGCGATCCCGACCAGCGTCCACTGGCCTGA
- a CDS encoding HAD hydrolase-like protein, giving the protein MSTPYSCILFDLDGTIVDSAPGITATLAYTFEQLGLPIPTPSELLAYVGPPILDSFRDLAGFTPEQSQEALAIYRPQYLEAGVHDATIYTGLPDLLRAIHASPVPLSLATSKPELPATLILEHFSIASCFDVITGASADEVRSAKADVVAEAIVRLKATGADTSNPVMVGDRSHDVHGAAANGIPTIFVEWGYGSPAEQAGTVASVKTAAELQGLLLG; this is encoded by the coding sequence ATGAGCACCCCATACAGCTGCATCCTGTTCGACCTCGACGGCACCATCGTGGACTCGGCGCCCGGGATCACCGCGACCCTCGCCTACACGTTCGAGCAGCTGGGTCTGCCGATCCCGACCCCGTCCGAGCTGCTCGCCTACGTGGGCCCGCCCATCCTCGACTCCTTCCGCGATCTCGCGGGCTTCACCCCCGAGCAGTCGCAGGAGGCGCTCGCCATCTACCGCCCGCAGTACCTTGAGGCCGGCGTGCACGACGCCACCATATACACCGGGCTGCCCGACCTGCTTCGCGCGATCCACGCGTCGCCCGTCCCGCTCTCGCTCGCGACGTCGAAGCCCGAGCTGCCGGCCACGTTGATCCTCGAGCACTTCTCCATCGCGAGCTGCTTCGACGTGATCACGGGCGCGTCCGCCGACGAGGTGCGCAGCGCAAAGGCCGACGTCGTCGCCGAGGCGATCGTGCGCTTGAAGGCCACAGGCGCAGACACGTCGAACCCCGTCATGGTGGGCGACCGCTCGCATGACGTGCACGGAGCGGCGGCCAACGGCATCCCGACCATCTTCGTGGAGTGGGGCTACGGGTCCCCGGCCGAGCAGGCGGGCACCGTGGCCTCGGTGAAGACGGCCGCCGAACTTCAGGGTCTTCTGCTGGGCTGA
- a CDS encoding winged helix-turn-helix transcriptional regulator — MIEPDIEQLCRRDSETAGHVRDILDRVGDKWSMLVISLLEHGPRRYGSLASDIPGISQRMLTVTLQRLERDGLVTRTSFPEIPPRVEYALSSLGETLKEPIGALARWAYQYKDEFAASRDRYDEARA, encoded by the coding sequence ATGATCGAACCGGACATCGAGCAGCTCTGCCGTCGCGACTCCGAGACCGCCGGTCATGTGCGCGACATCCTCGATCGCGTCGGCGACAAGTGGAGCATGCTCGTGATCAGCCTGCTCGAGCACGGGCCGCGGCGGTACGGGAGCCTGGCGAGCGACATCCCGGGTATATCGCAGCGCATGCTCACGGTCACTCTGCAGCGACTCGAACGCGACGGGCTGGTCACGCGCACCAGCTTCCCCGAGATCCCGCCGCGGGTCGAGTACGCGCTGTCCTCGCTCGGCGAGACTCTGAAAGAGCCGATCGGTGCGCTCGCCCGGTGGGCCTACCAATACAAGGACGAGTTCGCCGCGAGTCGCGACCGGTACGACGAGGCACGTGCCTGA
- a CDS encoding DoxX family protein, whose protein sequence is MEIALWIVASIVAAFYLMAGGMKTFKTVDFVEKAPWAKRMGVPLVRVVGILELLGAVGIVLPQLTGIGAPALTIIAAGCLALVQIVAIGIHIAEKSLGSLPINVAMVILPLFVMIGRLFWV, encoded by the coding sequence ATGGAAATCGCCCTCTGGATCGTCGCATCGATCGTCGCCGCCTTCTACCTGATGGCGGGCGGGATGAAGACCTTCAAGACCGTGGACTTCGTCGAGAAGGCACCATGGGCGAAGCGCATGGGTGTCCCGCTCGTTCGCGTCGTCGGAATCCTCGAACTGCTCGGCGCTGTCGGCATTGTGCTGCCCCAGCTCACAGGTATCGGCGCTCCGGCCCTCACAATCATCGCGGCCGGCTGCCTCGCCCTTGTGCAGATCGTGGCGATCGGCATTCACATCGCCGAGAAGTCCCTCGGCAGCCTGCCCATCAATGTCGCGATGGTCATCCTGCCACTGTTCGTGATGATCGGGCGGCTCTTCTGGGTCTAG
- the nucS gene encoding endonuclease NucS, producing the protein MRLVIALCSVDYAGRLSAHLPLATRLLLVKADGSVLVHSDSLSYKPLNWMSPPCTLTVLEPEPEQAALGVIELWKVSAAKTADLLVVSIHEILHDSSHNLGVDPGLQKDGVEAHLQKLLADQIQVLGDGYRLVRREYMTAIGPVDILATDEAGKSVAIEIKRRGDIDGVEQLTRYLELMNRDPLLAPVAGVFAAQEIKPQARTLAQDRGIRCVILDYDELRGLDDPHSRLF; encoded by the coding sequence GTGCGTTTAGTTATAGCCCTCTGCTCCGTCGACTACGCCGGGCGTCTCAGCGCGCACCTGCCGCTCGCCACCCGCCTGCTGCTCGTCAAGGCCGACGGAAGTGTGCTCGTGCACTCCGACTCGCTGAGCTACAAGCCGCTCAACTGGATGAGCCCGCCCTGCACCCTCACGGTGCTGGAGCCCGAGCCCGAGCAGGCCGCCCTCGGCGTGATCGAGTTGTGGAAGGTGTCTGCGGCCAAGACCGCCGACCTGCTGGTCGTGTCCATCCACGAGATCCTGCACGACAGCTCGCACAACCTCGGCGTCGATCCCGGCCTGCAGAAGGACGGCGTCGAAGCCCACCTGCAGAAGCTCCTCGCCGACCAGATCCAGGTGCTCGGCGACGGCTATCGACTCGTGCGTCGCGAGTACATGACGGCGATCGGGCCGGTCGACATTCTCGCCACCGATGAGGCGGGCAAGTCGGTTGCGATCGAGATTAAGCGCCGTGGCGACATCGACGGCGTCGAGCAGCTCACCCGCTACCTCGAGCTGATGAACCGCGACCCGCTGCTCGCGCCGGTCGCCGGAGTCTTCGCCGCGCAGGAGATCAAACCGCAAGCCCGCACTCTCGCGCAGGACCGGGGTATCCGCTGCGTCATCCTCGACTATGACGAACTGCGCGGTCTGGATGACCCGCACTCGCGCCTCTTCTGA
- a CDS encoding MFS transporter, with amino-acid sequence MTTPVTTYPGGLTRSQVVSWRNAMFVIFGVCGIGMASWVARVPAVRDALGASTFEMGILIFGIALGSIIGLLASSHLIARFGARSTMALCFTIGPAGFVIAALGVTVVPSSVIVFVGLAIFGAGLSVCDVSMNVSGAANERALRRSIMPIYHAFFSFGTMIGAGLGAVAELLGVPIWLHILVISIGMFVLAQISLRYLQSEHIVEDDAEVVADDDHSKSWRGRLSIWRDPRTILIGLIVLGMAFAEGSANDWLALAMVDGHHVANETGALMFGIFVTAMTVGRLCGVLLLDKFGRVPVLRASALLAILGLSTVIFVPDATIAIIGIIAWGLGSALGFPVGMSAAADDPKTAAARVSAVATIGYCAFLVGPPVIGILGEHVGILMALLVVLVLVIVAGFASGAAREPAKAAGRQ; translated from the coding sequence ATGACGACACCCGTAACCACCTACCCCGGCGGCCTCACGCGCAGCCAGGTCGTGTCGTGGCGCAACGCCATGTTCGTGATCTTCGGCGTCTGCGGAATCGGCATGGCCAGCTGGGTCGCCCGCGTTCCCGCCGTCCGTGACGCACTCGGCGCGAGCACGTTCGAGATGGGCATCCTCATCTTCGGCATCGCCCTCGGCTCGATCATCGGGCTGCTCGCTTCGAGCCACCTCATCGCCCGCTTCGGAGCACGCAGCACGATGGCGCTGTGCTTCACGATCGGCCCGGCCGGATTCGTCATCGCGGCACTCGGGGTGACGGTCGTCCCATCCTCGGTCATCGTCTTCGTCGGACTCGCCATCTTCGGCGCGGGGCTCAGCGTCTGCGATGTCTCCATGAATGTCTCGGGCGCGGCCAACGAGCGCGCGCTCCGCCGTTCGATCATGCCGATCTACCACGCCTTCTTCAGCTTCGGCACGATGATCGGTGCCGGTCTGGGTGCCGTTGCGGAACTCCTCGGGGTGCCGATCTGGCTGCACATCCTCGTCATCTCCATCGGCATGTTCGTGCTCGCCCAGATCTCGCTGCGCTACCTGCAGTCGGAGCACATCGTCGAAGACGACGCCGAAGTGGTTGCGGATGACGATCACTCCAAGAGCTGGCGCGGACGCCTCAGCATCTGGCGCGACCCCCGCACCATCCTCATCGGTCTCATCGTGCTGGGTATGGCGTTCGCCGAAGGATCGGCCAACGACTGGCTCGCCCTGGCCATGGTCGACGGTCACCACGTCGCCAACGAGACGGGTGCGCTTATGTTCGGCATCTTCGTCACGGCCATGACCGTCGGTCGCCTGTGCGGCGTGCTGCTGCTCGACAAGTTCGGCCGCGTGCCGGTGCTGCGCGCGTCCGCACTTCTCGCCATCCTCGGCCTCAGCACGGTCATCTTCGTGCCCGACGCCACGATCGCGATCATCGGCATCATCGCCTGGGGCCTCGGCTCCGCCCTCGGGTTCCCGGTGGGCATGTCCGCCGCGGCCGACGACCCGAAGACAGCCGCGGCCCGGGTGAGCGCCGTCGCGACTATCGGCTACTGCGCGTTCCTCGTCGGCCCGCCTGTGATCGGGATCCTCGGCGAGCACGTCGGAATCCTCATGGCCCTGCTGGTCGTGCTCGTGCTGGTCATCGTCGCCGGCTTCGCGTCGGGTGCGGCTCGCGAGCCCGCGAAGGCCGCCGGGCGCCAGTAG
- a CDS encoding LacI family DNA-binding transcriptional regulator, whose amino-acid sequence MDDTASATPQRPNLAAVAALAGVSASTASLAFSGAGPVSAATRAKVFAAAEQLDYAGPDPRAQSLRRGRSGIVGVVMEDRLADAFSDPMNITMLDGIAEELGPHHAGLLLLTGSAEGPSSIHNAPVDAVILIGCSTRLLDAVNVFRQRGVPIVAVEAERMDGVLAIDLDNREGSHLLARHLEELGHTEVAIVALPLEPTHERGPLSAEREARSEGFTASERIAGVREVYPAATGAVASGSTIDEGFTAGLALLRGAPARPTAIIAQSDLLAVGVIRAALSLGLRVPEDLSVVGFDGIRLDGIAPHDLTTMVQPSLEKGRAAGRGVLALLDGDMVAPVQFTSEFHRGATTGPVPR is encoded by the coding sequence ATGGATGACACGGCAAGCGCGACCCCGCAGCGCCCCAACCTCGCGGCGGTGGCAGCGCTCGCCGGGGTCTCTGCGTCGACCGCATCCCTCGCCTTCAGCGGTGCCGGCCCCGTGTCGGCCGCCACCCGTGCCAAGGTCTTCGCGGCCGCCGAGCAGCTCGACTACGCCGGCCCCGACCCGCGCGCGCAGTCGCTGCGCCGCGGACGATCCGGCATCGTCGGTGTTGTTATGGAGGACCGTCTCGCAGACGCCTTCAGCGACCCGATGAACATCACCATGCTCGACGGCATCGCCGAGGAGCTCGGCCCGCACCACGCCGGACTCCTGCTGCTGACCGGCAGCGCGGAGGGACCGTCGAGCATCCACAACGCACCCGTCGACGCGGTCATCCTGATCGGCTGCAGCACGCGCCTGCTCGACGCGGTGAACGTCTTCCGCCAGCGTGGCGTGCCGATCGTGGCCGTCGAGGCGGAGCGTATGGACGGCGTACTCGCCATCGACCTCGACAATCGCGAGGGGTCCCACCTGCTCGCGCGCCACCTTGAGGAGCTCGGCCACACCGAGGTCGCCATCGTCGCGCTTCCGCTCGAGCCGACCCACGAGCGCGGCCCGCTGAGCGCCGAACGCGAGGCGCGCTCGGAGGGGTTCACGGCGTCGGAGCGGATCGCGGGAGTGCGCGAGGTGTATCCGGCGGCGACGGGAGCCGTTGCATCCGGAAGCACGATCGACGAAGGCTTCACGGCGGGACTCGCTTTGTTAAGGGGTGCCCCGGCTCGCCCCACCGCGATCATCGCGCAGAGCGACCTACTCGCTGTGGGCGTGATCCGTGCCGCGCTGAGTCTCGGCCTGCGCGTGCCGGAGGACCTGAGCGTAGTCGGCTTCGACGGCATCAGGCTCGACGGCATCGCACCACACGACCTCACCACCATGGTTCAGCCTTCCCTCGAGAAGGGGCGCGCGGCGGGTCGGGGCGTGCTCGCGCTGCTCGACGGGGACATGGTCGCGCCCGTGCAGTTCACGAGCGAGTTCCACCGCGGGGCGACGACCGGCCCCGTGCCGCGCTGA
- a CDS encoding M13 family metallopeptidase produces MTAETPLPSGIDLAELDESVRPQDDLFRHVNGKWINRSEIPSDKARYGSFHVLAEEAEKAVRDIIVEAQDAEPGTEERKLGDVYASFMDEAAVEARGAQPLTPLFEQIGPVDSIEALLPVIGALERGGTSGFLQAFVDNDPGNPERYLVFLEQGGLGLPDESYYTDEKFADIRTAYLVFLEKMFGLAGLSDPAERAKRVFDLETEIADFHWDNVATRDSEATYNLVDWSDVVAKSPLLESWLTAMDVPANSFAEVVVRQPSFVEGLSTLFSADRLEAWRDWARWQVIRSNAAYLSSDFVNTNFDFYGKTLTGTPELRARWKRGVSLVEGSLGEAVGRTYVARHFPEAAKTAMDVLVANLVEAYRQSITNLAWMGEETRARAIDKLEKFTPKIGYPVKWRDYSSLEIDAADLLGNVRAVNEFEFQRELGKIGKPLDRDEWFMTPQTINAYYNPGFNEIVFPAAILQYPFFDETRDAAANYGAIGAVIGHEIGHGFDDQGAKYDGDGRLVDWWTADDKAAFEKLTGSLIAQYNALAPAQVPDHFVNGALTVGENIGDLGGLAIAWKAYLISLDGVEPPVVDGLTGAQRFFLSWAQAWQQKGRDEEVIRLISIDPHSPNEFRCNQIVRNIDDFYTTFGVTASDALWLDPSERVTIW; encoded by the coding sequence ATGACCGCCGAAACCCCCCTCCCCTCCGGAATCGACCTCGCCGAACTCGACGAGAGCGTTCGCCCCCAGGACGATCTCTTCCGCCACGTCAACGGCAAGTGGATCAACCGCAGCGAGATCCCGAGCGACAAGGCGCGCTACGGGTCGTTCCACGTGCTGGCGGAAGAAGCCGAGAAGGCCGTGCGCGACATCATCGTCGAGGCGCAGGATGCCGAGCCCGGCACCGAAGAGCGCAAGCTCGGCGACGTCTATGCGAGCTTTATGGATGAGGCAGCCGTCGAGGCCCGCGGCGCCCAGCCGCTGACCCCGCTGTTCGAGCAGATCGGCCCGGTCGACTCGATCGAGGCGCTGCTGCCAGTCATCGGCGCGCTGGAGCGTGGTGGCACGAGCGGGTTCCTGCAGGCCTTCGTCGACAACGACCCGGGCAACCCCGAGCGCTACCTCGTCTTCCTCGAGCAGGGCGGCCTGGGCCTCCCCGATGAGTCGTACTACACCGACGAGAAGTTCGCCGACATCCGTACCGCCTACCTCGTGTTCCTCGAGAAGATGTTCGGCCTCGCCGGGCTGAGCGATCCAGCCGAGCGTGCGAAGCGTGTCTTCGATCTCGAGACCGAGATCGCCGACTTCCACTGGGACAACGTCGCCACCCGCGACAGCGAGGCGACCTATAACCTCGTCGACTGGTCAGACGTTGTGGCGAAGTCGCCGCTGCTCGAATCGTGGTTGACGGCGATGGATGTGCCGGCGAATTCCTTCGCGGAGGTCGTCGTTCGACAGCCCAGCTTCGTCGAGGGCCTGAGCACGCTGTTCAGCGCTGATCGCCTCGAAGCGTGGCGGGATTGGGCGCGCTGGCAGGTCATCCGCTCGAACGCTGCCTACCTCTCGAGTGACTTCGTGAACACCAACTTCGACTTCTACGGCAAAACCCTCACCGGAACGCCCGAACTGCGCGCCCGGTGGAAGCGTGGCGTGAGCCTCGTCGAGGGCTCGCTCGGCGAGGCGGTAGGCCGCACCTATGTCGCCCGTCACTTCCCCGAGGCCGCGAAGACAGCCATGGACGTGCTCGTCGCCAACCTCGTCGAGGCCTACCGCCAGAGCATCACGAACCTCGCCTGGATGGGCGAGGAGACCCGCGCCCGCGCGATCGACAAACTCGAGAAGTTCACCCCCAAGATCGGCTACCCGGTGAAGTGGCGCGACTACAGCTCGCTCGAGATCGATGCCGCCGACCTGCTCGGCAACGTGCGCGCCGTGAATGAGTTCGAGTTCCAGCGCGAGCTCGGCAAGATCGGCAAGCCGCTCGACCGCGACGAGTGGTTCATGACGCCGCAGACGATCAACGCGTACTACAACCCCGGCTTCAACGAGATCGTGTTCCCCGCCGCGATCCTGCAGTATCCCTTCTTCGATGAGACACGGGATGCCGCCGCCAACTACGGTGCCATCGGGGCGGTCATCGGCCACGAGATCGGCCACGGCTTCGACGACCAGGGCGCCAAGTACGACGGCGACGGCCGCCTCGTCGACTGGTGGACCGCAGACGACAAGGCGGCCTTCGAGAAGCTGACCGGATCGCTCATCGCGCAGTACAACGCCCTCGCCCCCGCGCAGGTGCCGGATCACTTCGTCAACGGTGCGCTCACGGTCGGCGAGAACATCGGCGACCTCGGTGGACTGGCCATTGCGTGGAAGGCATACCTCATCTCCCTCGACGGTGTGGAACCCCCCGTGGTCGACGGTCTCACCGGAGCCCAGCGGTTCTTCCTCTCCTGGGCCCAGGCCTGGCAGCAGAAGGGCAGGGACGAGGAGGTTATCCGTCTCATCTCTATCGATCCACATTCGCCGAATGAGTTCCGCTGCAACCAGATCGTGCGTAACATTGACGACTTCTACACCACGTTCGGAGTCACGGCCTCTGATGCCCTCTGGCTGGACCCGAGCGAGCGAGTCACCATCTGGTAA
- a CDS encoding serine hydrolase has protein sequence MVELEKARERSTRVRGLRAGRHVSPTRTPQFAGSFAALGRLAYEGAQVSANVLDLQSGQTLVSIDDRIVLPTASIGKVLLLIEVSARLTGRDFSGYGILDKTPRDSVGDSGVWQHMQAPALPVADLATLVGATSDNLATNLLLGRIGLDAVRARTESLGLTRTALLDVVRDTRGPDDAPQLSVGSTAELSWLFGALARGEVVDSITSQRVMSWLSLNCDLSMVAAAFGLDPLSHRLPDHQTLLVNKTGTDTGVRAEAGALRGQRAAVSYAVSIQFADDNLETRLRALTAMRAVGEELLEYVH, from the coding sequence GTGGTTGAGTTAGAGAAAGCCCGAGAGCGCTCGACGCGAGTGCGCGGCCTGCGCGCCGGGCGGCATGTCAGCCCCACCCGCACGCCCCAGTTCGCCGGGAGCTTCGCCGCCCTCGGGCGTCTCGCCTACGAGGGGGCGCAGGTCTCCGCGAACGTTCTCGACCTGCAATCGGGGCAGACCCTCGTGTCGATCGATGATCGCATTGTGCTGCCGACGGCGAGCATCGGCAAGGTGCTGCTTCTCATCGAGGTGTCGGCCCGGCTGACGGGCCGGGATTTCTCCGGCTACGGCATCCTCGACAAAACGCCGCGCGACTCGGTGGGCGACAGCGGCGTCTGGCAGCACATGCAGGCGCCCGCGCTTCCCGTTGCCGACCTGGCGACCCTCGTCGGGGCGACGAGCGACAACCTCGCCACCAACCTGCTGCTCGGGCGCATCGGCCTCGACGCCGTACGGGCCCGCACGGAGTCCCTCGGCCTCACCCGCACCGCACTTCTCGACGTGGTTCGCGACACCCGGGGTCCGGATGACGCCCCACAGCTCTCGGTCGGCTCCACCGCCGAGCTCTCCTGGCTGTTCGGCGCTCTTGCCCGCGGCGAGGTCGTGGACTCGATCACCAGCCAACGGGTGATGAGCTGGCTCTCGCTCAACTGCGACCTCTCGATGGTCGCCGCGGCATTCGGGCTCGATCCGCTCTCGCATCGCCTGCCCGACCACCAGACGCTGCTGGTCAATAAAACCGGCACAGACACAGGCGTGCGCGCCGAGGCGGGCGCCCTGCGCGGCCAGCGTGCGGCAGTCTCCTATGCCGTGTCGATCCAGTTCGCCGACGACAACCTCGAGACGCGACTGCGCGCCCTCACCGCGATGCGGGCCGTGGGCGAAGAGCTGCTGGAATACGTGCACTGA
- a CDS encoding YtxH domain-containing protein, translating into MKGKILLVVGVAVGYVLGARAGRERYEEIKRNANKLWNDPRVQRPVHQAEDFVKDKAPEVAEFLADGAKKVVGQVSGANKPKTTTPRKTSTASKSSTTE; encoded by the coding sequence ATGAAAGGCAAGATCCTTTTGGTGGTCGGCGTGGCCGTCGGCTACGTGCTCGGAGCCCGAGCCGGACGCGAACGGTACGAAGAGATCAAGCGCAACGCCAACAAGTTGTGGAATGACCCGCGCGTGCAGCGCCCGGTGCACCAAGCCGAGGACTTCGTCAAGGACAAGGCTCCCGAGGTTGCGGAATTCCTGGCCGACGGCGCCAAGAAGGTTGTCGGACAGGTGAGCGGCGCCAACAAGCCGAAGACCACTACGCCCCGGAAGACGTCGACGGCCTCGAAGTCCTCGACCACGGAGTAG
- a CDS encoding phage holin family protein encodes MSGNETPRRSLLKLIADLPGFIVDLVKSEIEQLKAEIVGKLKLAGIGIGAFAVAGVFAFFALGVLIAAAVLGIATALPAWLAALIVGVALLLIAGILALVGVQMLKKGTPPTPTDTIESVKKDVDALKGTGKRD; translated from the coding sequence GTGAGCGGGAACGAAACACCCCGGCGGTCGCTGCTCAAGCTCATCGCCGACCTGCCCGGCTTCATCGTCGACCTCGTCAAGAGTGAGATCGAGCAGCTCAAGGCGGAGATCGTCGGCAAGCTCAAGCTCGCGGGCATCGGAATCGGCGCGTTTGCCGTGGCCGGCGTCTTCGCCTTCTTCGCCCTCGGCGTGCTCATCGCTGCGGCCGTCCTCGGCATTGCGACAGCACTCCCGGCGTGGCTCGCGGCACTCATCGTGGGCGTCGCACTGCTGCTGATCGCGGGCATCCTCGCCCTCGTCGGCGTTCAGATGCTCAAGAAGGGCACGCCCCCGACTCCGACCGACACCATCGAGAGTGTCAAAAAAGACGTGGATGCCCTCAAGGGCACCGGAAAGCGAGACTGA
- a CDS encoding DUF3618 domain-containing protein, giving the protein MTDAIQTRIATQRAALEDTLDQIEERINVPRQVGRLTDKAKASYDENPVPWIIGATAVAISVVGIVAWALLSDD; this is encoded by the coding sequence ATGACCGACGCCATTCAGACACGTATTGCAACCCAGCGCGCGGCGCTCGAAGACACCCTCGACCAGATCGAGGAGCGCATCAACGTTCCTCGCCAGGTTGGGCGGCTCACCGACAAGGCGAAGGCCTCCTACGACGAGAACCCCGTACCGTGGATCATCGGCGCTACCGCCGTGGCGATCTCGGTTGTGGGAATCGTCGCCTGGGCACTGCTCAGCGACGACTGA
- a CDS encoding GAF domain-containing protein, which yields MLREIVMALIRPFMRVWVAGVEDELDSVPRPRDRPQVHAPGVDSDRLLLVGSGPAAGWGVLSHELSLPGALARSLSQVTGRGAVVDVLVDPDMTAVSALRQLGGSKLWRYDAVILIIGVNDAIAVSSPRGWRRAMGALLRYAESASSKSTQVFVVEIPPIRALRVFDALPGRLAERHARALNRITASIVQGLDRTTVVPFEPISIPTPNRYRSPEEYRAWAELLVPTIATSLGDPRNHLVEPPGAHKEHEEERQLAVDALGIVDTDPEERFDRIVALARRAFGTQAAAFTVTDHHRHWIKSGVGTEVPEFLRAESVCDTTIKAVGAVVVGDLSLDARFRDFPMVIDSSIRFYAGFPVESPTGERIGALCVFDPEPRTGGVDEVLLRELAMLVQAELWHPTKD from the coding sequence TTGCTGCGCGAGATCGTGATGGCGCTCATCCGTCCGTTCATGCGGGTGTGGGTCGCGGGCGTTGAAGACGAACTCGACAGCGTCCCACGACCGCGCGACAGACCGCAGGTGCATGCACCCGGCGTCGACAGCGACCGGCTCCTTCTCGTCGGCAGCGGGCCAGCCGCCGGCTGGGGTGTGCTGAGCCATGAGCTCTCCCTCCCCGGGGCCCTCGCGCGATCGCTGTCCCAGGTGACCGGGCGCGGCGCCGTCGTCGACGTCCTGGTCGACCCCGACATGACCGCGGTGAGCGCTCTCCGCCAGCTCGGGGGAAGCAAGCTCTGGCGCTACGACGCGGTGATCCTCATCATCGGTGTGAATGACGCGATCGCGGTCTCGTCCCCGCGAGGCTGGCGCCGCGCAATGGGTGCGCTCCTGCGTTACGCGGAGAGCGCCTCTTCCAAGAGCACGCAGGTGTTCGTGGTTGAGATCCCGCCGATCCGCGCCCTCCGCGTGTTCGACGCCCTGCCCGGACGTCTCGCAGAACGTCACGCTCGCGCGCTCAACCGCATCACCGCCTCCATCGTGCAGGGCCTCGATCGCACGACGGTGGTGCCATTCGAGCCGATCTCCATCCCGACCCCCAATCGCTACCGCAGCCCCGAGGAGTACCGCGCATGGGCGGAGCTGCTCGTGCCGACCATCGCCACCTCGCTCGGCGACCCGCGCAACCACCTCGTGGAGCCGCCCGGCGCCCACAAGGAGCACGAGGAGGAGCGACAGTTGGCCGTCGATGCCCTCGGCATCGTCGACACCGACCCGGAGGAACGTTTCGACCGCATCGTCGCGCTCGCTCGCCGCGCGTTCGGCACCCAGGCCGCCGCCTTCACCGTCACCGACCACCACCGGCACTGGATCAAGTCAGGCGTCGGCACCGAGGTGCCCGAGTTCCTGCGGGCCGAGTCCGTGTGCGACACCACCATCAAGGCGGTCGGCGCCGTGGTGGTGGGTGACCTCAGCCTCGACGCGCGGTTCAGGGACTTTCCCATGGTGATCGACTCGAGCATCCGCTTCTACGCGGGCTTCCCGGTCGAGTCGCCGACCGGGGAGCGCATCGGAGCACTGTGCGTGTTCGATCCGGAGCCGCGCACGGGCGGCGTCGACGAAGTACTGCTGCGCGAGCTCGCCATGCTGGTACAGGCCGAGCTCTGGCACCCGACGAAGGACTAG